TGTTGGGGTTTAGCATCCAAGCAAGCTTCCCGGAAAAAGTTATCTAATTCTGCTATTTGTAGTGATTCAATTACTTCCCGCGCTTGGATAAGTTTGTTTTGATCGGGATTAGATTTTAACAGTAAACTAACTAACTGACGATAGACAGGTTCAACACTTTCTTGAAAAGAGAATTGAATATCTGGATTAATAGCGACTAAATCGCTTCGCAAAGATTTCAGCGTACTAACAGCTTCAGTATAAGCAGAAATTGCCCCTGCAAAATCTCCTTTTTGCTGCAAAATTTCACCCATTTGGGTATGCAACCTAGCTGTAATATAGGTGGCGTTTAACTGTTGAGCAATAATTAACGCTTGCTTAGTTAAATTTTGGGCTTCTTGCCATTGTTGCGTTTTTTGATAGAGATGTCCTAATTCTCCCAGTGCAAAAGATTCGGCTCGTAAATCTTGCAGTTGGCGAGAATTTTTAATAGCTGTTGCTAATACTTGGGCAATTGTTTGGGGATTATTACCCATTTTTATTAAAGTATTGGCAAAATTTACTTGAGCGTAAATACTAGTTCTACTTGGGGTGATTTTTTCAAATTGAGATGTTATGTTAGGCAATAAATTTTGTGCTAATTCTCTTTGTTTAGTTTCTTCTAAAAGGCTTAATTGATTAAGTTGTGCTTCTAATTTGGTTAAAGGATTAATAGCTATTGCGGTAGCTTTTTGATAATTTGCCAAAGCTTCTTGAGGCTTTTGTAATCCTCTGAGGGTATTTGCCAAACTCAATAAAGTATTACTGGTTTCCAAGTCAGAATTTAGCTTTTGAGAAATTGTCAAACTTTGATTTAATACTTCTTGAGATTTGGTCAAATCTCCGACAACTTGCAGAGCCACACCTAAACTACGTAATCCCATTGCTTTTAAAGCTGTATCTGGTAAATTTTGCAAGTTAGTATTGATTTCTTCTAAATTGAGTTTGGCTTGGCGATACATTCCTAAAGCTTGGAGTGCTTGAGCTTGATTAATTTTGCTGCCTAAAACTCCGGTTTCATCTTTGGTTTGAGCGTAAGCTTTTTCAGCTTGTTGCCAACTAGTTAAGGCAGCTTCTGTTTGTCCGGTTGCTAATAGAATACTGCCTTGAGTGTTTAGAGCTTGAGCAAGGAGATTTGATTGGGATAGAGGTTTTGAGAGAGCTAAACTTTTGGTAATTGCATCTTTGGCTTGTTGCCATTGTCCTAGTTCTTGATAGGCATTTGCTAGGTAATTTAAAGTAATAGCTAGTTGAATGCGATCGCCCTCCCTCTCAAAACCCTTCGCCGCTTCTTCCCAAACCGTTGCTGCTTCTGCAAATCTGCCATTAACAAACAGCATTTTTCCTTGAGACAACAAACTGGAATTAAGATTATTTTGCTGGCTAATAACAAGAACTTCCTGTTTCTTTAAAGCCAATTTAAAATCAGATTGTGCTGTCGCCGGGAAAACCACTGCCACTAAAAACAGAGTTAATAACCCTAACCACACACTTTTATGAATCAATTTTAATAAAAAACGAATCTTAGCCATAACTTTAAAACCCGCCGCATTGTGGGACGTTATACCAATGATTCTGCGGTGCAGATTGAGCAGTCAATTCTACTTTACCGTCAGCATTTTTCTTCCAACTAGTAGCTTCAATAATTGGGGACTGGGGACCGCCATCGACTGGGGACTGGGAATTTCTTCCCGTCTCCCCTGCACCCCTGCGCCCTTGTGCGTCAAAACTACGAAAATCACGCCAAACTGTTTGACTTCTGAGGGTTTGATTTGGGTTATCGGGTAAGCCGCCTCGTCCGGTAATGACAAAACTGTTATTTGGAGAAGCTGAACAACCGGAGACAATTTGATTGCTAATATCAGTAAAGTTTTCGGGTAATTCAACTAAACCAGCGCTTGTATCAACTTCTGGGGTATTGATTTCGACAATGCCGCTGAACTGTGCGCCCAGATCTGAAGAAGCGGTAATATCACTTTGGGGTGTGAGTGCTGGGCGAAACTGAGTGCCAAAAATTCCTTGTGCAGTGATGTTAACTCTACCGCCAGAACCTTGAATTGCATTAGCGGTAATGTCGCTATTTTCCAAAGCTACTAAGGTATCGGTTTTAATAGTAATGTTGCCACCATTAGCATTACCCGCATCCGTGCTGATTCGACTACCGCGACGCAAGCGGATATCTGATGCTTGCAGGTTGATATTTGCGCCTAAACCAGATGCGGTTCTGCCGTCAATGCTGGCTTGGTTATCAAGTGCGATCGCATTTCCCACCACGTTAATATTACCAGCCTGTCCCGTACCCAAAGCTTGCAGATTAACTGTTCCCCCATTACGAATAATCAATTGTCCGACATTCAAATTCAACGAACCCCCATTCGCCGTAGCATTAGGATTGGTTACACCAGATGCAATACCAACGGAAGTCTGAATTTGACTTTTAAATTCACCTTGACCCCCATTCCCAATCACCTCTACACGACCCCCATTAATCGTAATGCTTCCCGCATCTCCTCTGCCTAAAGATGCTGTAGAAATCAGTCCTCCATCCCGGAGAATCAACAAAGGTGTAAAAATTTGCATAGTCCCTCCGGGACTGGCAGAGTAGGCATCAGCGGAGATGAAACTAGCACCTCTACTTCCATTCGCCAAAACTCCAGAAACACCCTCTACTATTACTGACTCAGTTGCCCTAAGTGTAAAATTACCTCCGGGCCCCGCAGTTGTATTAAAAGGTCGATCGCCAATAACCGATCCGCTAGATAAACTAATTCCAGCCCCATCAGAGATCCGCAATCGCTTCGTGTCAATATTAATGTCCCCAGCTTTCCCATTAATGCTGATTGCGGTTGCAGCTATCAAGGTTGCTGACGGACTTCCATCAGGAGTTCGGAGAACTTCTACTGATTCAGAAGCTTTAATATTGATATTCCCCGCTGGTGCTTCAGTGCGAGTGATAGTGACGATCGCACTGCCATCCCGCACAATAAAACGTTCTCCCGCAAAAGTAATATCTCCTCCCCTACCAACACTCCCCACAAGAGTACCGCAGTTGATCCCTGAACCTACCAGATCAAAAACCCCAGCACGGATCGTCATATCTCCAGCGTTGCCAGCACCTAACGTAGCACTACCCGCTACAACTCCATCGTTTATCAGTAGTTGTCCCGTCTCAATTAAGATGTTTCCCCCATCTCCAATGCCAGCAGTGCTAGAAACTAGCAAGATTTGTGGATCGAAAGGGTTGATTCCTCCCGATATCGTATAGTTATTGACAAAGTTTTGAAAGCTCTCAAATCCAATTCCGATCAGTTCTACTGAATCAGTAGCCAGGATATTGATAGCGCCCGCCGCACCACTTCCTAATGTCAGCGTGGAAATTTGTGCTCCACCTTCAGCCCGCAATTTTTGGGCGTTAATATCAATACCTCTACCGTCAATACTTCCCAAAGTTAGTGCATAAATTCGCCCACCGTTGAAGTTGACATTTCCACCCCTAATATCTACTTTCCCACCCCCCAATCCAGTAGTGTTGAGAGTAGAACCGCCGAATATTTGAATGTTGCCAAAACTGGCAATATTGTCATAGTTAAAAGTTAAACCCTGTGGTGTTGTTGTCAAACTAACTAAACCCGGACTCGCCACACTTCCCAGGTGAATTTGTCCGCTACTAGCAGTTAAGTTACCTCCATCAAGTTGAATATCGCCACCAATTAAAGCTAAAGTTTGACCGGGTGGTGTAGCTAATCCCACTTTATTATCAAAGGGAAGTGGAATCGGAAGAGTCGGTAGGTTTACCTCTGCTGTAGTTTGACTTTGATTAACGATGCTGCCTGAATTCGTGCCAAACTGCAAACCAATGGGTACATTAATTGTTAACAAAGATGGCGCAGTCGGATTAACTGCGCTAAATTCACTCCCATCTAAAAACCTAATACTATTTGCTGTAGAACCAATAAAAGACCCACCAATATTTAATTGAGCATTTTGTCCAAATATAATCCCATTGGGATTAATCAAAAATAAGTTAGCTGTGCCGTTAGCCCGAATTAACCCATCAATATTGGAGATGTTTTTCCCAGTAACTCGGCTGAAAATATTTTGAATTGTTTGGGCATTATTGAAAAATGCTTCGCCACCTGTAGGGACGGAAAATTCACTAAAGCTGTGAAATAAATTGCTCCCAGAAGTGCTACCACCTTCAATGCGAAAGCTGTTGTTTTGGGGAATGACAACGCTATTATTAGGTAATGTCGCATCAGGAATCACTTGCGCTGAGAGAGGATAGTTGGCACTCAGCAATAATAAAGAAATAGTGCCTAATTGTTTTAAGTAATAATTCATAATTTTGAGTGAAGTACAACCAAGGAATATATTTTATGAACTTGGCGAACCTGAAATTGCATGATTCCCAATTAACCTAATTATTAGTACCGCACCCTTTTTGATTATTCCAAGAATTAGCAATGCCATCAGTAGAATTTCCGACCAATTCTATTTGTCCAAATTGATTAGTTTTCCAACTAGTAGCTTCAATAATTGGGGACTGGGAGGAAGAGGTGGGGGGGTGGGGAGGTAGGGGGATGGGGGGAATAAAAGATGCAGTTATCTCCCCTGTGCCCCTGCGCCCCTGTTCTCCAAAATCGCGTAAATCGCGCCAAACTGTCTGACTTCTTAAAGTTTGATGGGGATTTTCAGGTAAACCACCTCTTCCGGTAATTATAAAGCGAGAACCCTGATTTGCAGGGCATCCAGCCGCAATTTCATTAGTAATATCGGCAAAATTTTCTGGCAATTTCACTAAAGCATTAGTAGTCCTAACATCTGGTGTATTAATTTGAACTGTACCACTTAAGTCTGGTGTGCCGCCAGTGGCGGTAATATCACTATTAGGAGTGTTTGTTAAACGGTATTGTATGCCAAAAATAGCTTGAGCATTAATCGTAACTTTGCCACCTTGACTAGTAACTGAATTAGCGGTTATATCACTATTTTCTAAAGCAACTAAAGTTTCGGTATTAATATTAATATTACCGCCATTTCCTGTCCCGCCTTCTGTGCCCGCAGTAGCGGAAATAAAGCTATTGCGACGCATTTGTAATATTTGCGATCGCACTGTGAAATTTCCACCTTCTCCCGATGCGGAAGTTCCTTCTAAACCTGCTTGATTATCCATTAAAACTGCATTAGCTTGGACAATCAAGTTACCTGCATCTCCGGTTCCGCGCGATCGAATACTCACTCTACCACTATCTCTTAAAATTAAGCGATCGGTTTCTATAATTAAATTTCCTCCTCTACCTGTAGATCCCGGTTCTGTTACTGAAGTAATTGCACTCAAAAGTTGACCATCGGGAGAAGTACCTTCTAATTTAACAAATTCAGAAGCTTTAATTATAATATCTCCTCCCTGTCCTTGAGCAAAAGAACTTGCGGCTAAAGCTGCACCATTACTAAGAGTTAATTGTCTGGTATTAATGCGTAATTCTCCCGCATCTCCCCTAGCTAAACCACTGGTAAAAATCCCACCGAAAGCCCTAGCATTTGGTGAAAGTGGAATCGGATTTCCGCTGCTAATTGCGATCGAATCAACCGCATTGACAGTTAAATTTCCCCCTTTTCCCGTCCCAAAACTAGAAGTTGTAATCAAGCTATTATCTTGCATGATTAATCTTCTCGTATTAATTGCGATCGGGCCTGAATTTCCTACTGCTTCCATTCCACTTCCAGTGGCAATAAAAGCCGCATTTAATTGCAGCAAATCCGACACATTTACTGTGACATTACCCCCCTCACCGCCAAATGTAGAAGCAGCTATATATGCTCCATTACGACCAATAAAATTTGCAGTATTAATCGTGATATCTCCAGCTTTTCCCGCCCCAAAAGTCAAAGTAAAAAATCCGTTAATTAAATCATTAATAGTAACAGTACCAGTAGCAAATCGCAGCACGTTTTGTTCATAGCCACCAGTACCAACAATTTCTAATAATTCAGTAGTATTTACTGTAATAATTCCCCCCGGTAAATTACCCAAAGTAAAAGAAGAAAAGCGAGAACCTTCTGAGAGGCGAAGATTTCTAGCTTGAATTTGAATTTCCCCTCCACCAATACCACTAGTATCAATTTTCGCATTACTTAATAGTTGAATATCGCCAAAAATTTGAGTATTCAAATAGTTAAAAGCAAAACCTTTATCAGTAGCTGTAAAGCTGACATCACCTTGAATTACACTGCCTAATTCAACTCTTCCCCCTGGTGTACTAGGCACAATATTTCCCTCGACTATGACAAAAGGAATTCCGCCAGCAGTTAATCCAGTTGCCAGAGGATTAGTACTACCAAAAATTGTTAAATCTCCTCCTATTAACGCCAAAGTTTGCCCAGTTCGGACAGCTAAATTAGAGCCTTGTACTTGAATTTTCCCCGGTAAATTTGCTCCGAATTGCAAACCAATTGGTACATTTACCGTTAGCAAAGGTGTTGCATTCGGATTCGTGGCGCTGAAAAAATCCCGATCGCTAAACTTTATACTATTTGCTGTAGTAGCAATAAAAGAACCACCAATATTTAATTGAGCATTCTGTCCGAATATAATCCCATTCGGATTAATTAAAAATAAGTTAGCCGTGCCATTAGCCCGAATTAACCCATCAATATTTGAAATATTTTTCCCTGTAACTCGGCTAAAAATATTTTGAATAGTTTGGGCATTATTGAAAAATGCTTCGTTGCCTGTAGGAACAGAAAATTCGCTAAAACTGTGAAATAAATTGTTGCCAGAAATACTACCACCTTCAATACGAAAGCTTTTGTCTTGGGGAATTACAACACTATTATTAGGTAATGTGACATCGGGAATGACTTGTGCTGAGAGGGAATGATTGGTACTCAGCAATAAGAGGTAAAGAACGCTCAATTGTCTTAAGTATTTATTCATGGGTTTTTAACTAAGCAGATGAAGGAATCTCTTTCGTTTTTTTGCTCAACTCGTAATGATTAGGTGTGGAATTTCAAAGCCACTTTCTTGCCAATTTTGAAAAAAAACTTTACCTTATATTTATACATAAATCTCTATTGAGACTATTTTATACGATAATTGATTTTAGCCAAATTTAAATTTGCTTTAATCTAAAATCCCAGATCTACAATCGAATGACTGTCTTTCCTTATGACCAATTTGCCAAAGATTATCTTAAAGAATTGTTATCACCTTTGGGCGGGGTGGAAACAAGCCGTAATATTGCGAGTGAAGTGCGAGAAATTGATGTTTGGTTTGCACCAAGCGGGGAAGTTACACCTGCTACCCAGTTAGGATTATTAGGACGTTTGGCAGCTACAGCAGCCATTTTTGAACCTTACCGCAATGCAATTAATTTGGGAGATGTTCGTAGTTGTATGGGTAAATTGTTTGATGTTTTTGCTTTTTTAGAACGTCAAGCGAGACGAAATAATACCCGTGTTGAAGAGACGGATTTACCTTTTCTTTGGATAATTTCTCCTACGGCATCAGAGGCTCTTTTATCAGGTTTTGGCGCTACACTCGATCTAGAAAACTGGGGCAGCGGGGTTTATTTTTTCCCAGCACATTGGAAAGCGGGCGTTGTGGTAATTCACCAATTACCGAAAACTCAAGAAACTCTTTGGTTACGCCTTTTAGGTAAGGGGAGAGTGCAGCAAGAAGCTATTGATGATTTGGCAAAAATTCCCGAAAATGATCCTTTGCGGGTTGTGGTGTTGGAGTTGTTAAGTAACCTCAAGACTATATTAGAAGTAAGCCAGAATTTGGAGCCGGAGGAGCAGGATTTAATTATGCGGTTGTCACCACTTTATGAGCAACGTTTGGCTGAAGCTACTCAGCAAGGTATCGAGCAAGGTATTGAGCAAGGTATTGAGCAAGGTGTTCGCCAAGGACAACGAATTTTTGTGGAAAATTTGTTGCGGGCAAAATTTGGAGAATTGGATGATGAACTAATGGGAATTATTGAGCCTTTGTTGGCTTTATCGCCCGCAGATTCAACTGCTTTATTGTTGCAATTATCCCGCGAGGAATTGTTAGCTAGGTTTAATTAGCTTTTGTAAAAAGGTTCATTGTTGCACTAAGCGCGAAGACAGCGCAACAATTTGCATAGTTGTACTCTCGCAGAAAAGAAAAGCCTTTCTGCGAGAGTGTATAAAGTGGTGTTTTATGGGGTTTTAGAAGTAATTAGCAGAAGCGAGTACTATTTCAGCTGCGATCGAGGAGCGACTGTTGTTTAAGATTGATGGGAAACTTATTCTTTCAGGGAATGCCCAGTGGCAGTAATCGCTTGTTTAATTGACTCTTCTGAAGCAACGGGTTTATTAGATTCAGATGAATCTACTGTGATAGTTTTGGATTTTACATCAATTTCTACCTTGGCGGTGGGATCGACGATCGCAATAGCTTCAGTAAGTTTTTCTGCCTCTTGCGAATCGGTAAGAGTGGGAACAATCAATTTCAAAGACATAGATAGATTTTAATTCCTTGCTATTTTTGGAAACTTTTGTCTTAACTTTAGAGATTGATTCGGCGTATGGCATCTGTCATTAGGAATTAGTCATTAGGAAGAAGAAAATTTAGATTTTGACCATGATAATATAAGGGTTTATGCCTAGTTTATAAGAATTATAGGAGATGTCTAAAGGATGGAAACAATGATGCGAAATCTTAAGTTACCCTCTGGACAATTAATTCCTATTCTGGGCATGGGTACCTGGCGAATGGGGGAAAGTCCGAGAAATCATCAAAGTGAAATTGATGCTTTGCGTTATGGGTTGG
The sequence above is a segment of the Phormidium ambiguum IAM M-71 genome. Coding sequences within it:
- a CDS encoding CHAT domain-containing protein, coding for MAKIRFLLKLIHKSVWLGLLTLFLVAVVFPATAQSDFKLALKKQEVLVISQQNNLNSSLLSQGKMLFVNGRFAEAATVWEEAAKGFEREGDRIQLAITLNYLANAYQELGQWQQAKDAITKSLALSKPLSQSNLLAQALNTQGSILLATGQTEAALTSWQQAEKAYAQTKDETGVLGSKINQAQALQALGMYRQAKLNLEEINTNLQNLPDTALKAMGLRSLGVALQVVGDLTKSQEVLNQSLTISQKLNSDLETSNTLLSLANTLRGLQKPQEALANYQKATAIAINPLTKLEAQLNQLSLLEETKQRELAQNLLPNITSQFEKITPSRTSIYAQVNFANTLIKMGNNPQTIAQVLATAIKNSRQLQDLRAESFALGELGHLYQKTQQWQEAQNLTKQALIIAQQLNATYITARLHTQMGEILQQKGDFAGAISAYTEAVSTLKSLRSDLVAINPDIQFSFQESVEPVYRQLVSLLLKSNPDQNKLIQAREVIESLQIAELDNFFREACLDAKPQQIDRLDSQAAVIYPIILPDRLEVILSLPGKSLRQYTTNLAQPEVEKILLQFLESLNPFYSSDERLRISQQVYDWLIRPVAAELATNQVKTLVFVQDGLLRNLPMSALYDGKSYLLEKYNIAVAPGLSLIAPKSLAQQQIKVLTGGITESRQGFSALPGVEVEVNKIAQDVPSKIFLNQEFTQINFQNQIQKNAFPIVHLATHGQFSSNPQETFILTWDEKVKVKDFENLLRFREQGNTTPIELLVLSACQTAAGDKRAALGLAGVAVRSGARSTLATLWSVKDDSTAELMTEFYKLLAQGISKSEALRKAQLKLLKQSQYDHPFYWASFILVGNWL
- a CDS encoding filamentous hemagglutinin N-terminal domain-containing protein encodes the protein MNYYLKQLGTISLLLLSANYPLSAQVIPDATLPNNSVVIPQNNSFRIEGGSTSGSNLFHSFSEFSVPTGGEAFFNNAQTIQNIFSRVTGKNISNIDGLIRANGTANLFLINPNGIIFGQNAQLNIGGSFIGSTANSIRFLDGSEFSAVNPTAPSLLTINVPIGLQFGTNSGSIVNQSQTTAEVNLPTLPIPLPFDNKVGLATPPGQTLALIGGDIQLDGGNLTASSGQIHLGSVASPGLVSLTTTPQGLTFNYDNIASFGNIQIFGGSTLNTTGLGGGKVDIRGGNVNFNGGRIYALTLGSIDGRGIDINAQKLRAEGGAQISTLTLGSGAAGAINILATDSVELIGIGFESFQNFVNNYTISGGINPFDPQILLVSSTAGIGDGGNILIETGQLLINDGVVAGSATLGAGNAGDMTIRAGVFDLVGSGINCGTLVGSVGRGGDITFAGERFIVRDGSAIVTITRTEAPAGNINIKASESVEVLRTPDGSPSATLIAATAISINGKAGDINIDTKRLRISDGAGISLSSGSVIGDRPFNTTAGPGGNFTLRATESVIVEGVSGVLANGSRGASFISADAYSASPGGTMQIFTPLLILRDGGLISTASLGRGDAGSITINGGRVEVIGNGGQGEFKSQIQTSVGIASGVTNPNATANGGSLNLNVGQLIIRNGGTVNLQALGTGQAGNINVVGNAIALDNQASIDGRTASGLGANINLQASDIRLRRGSRISTDAGNANGGNITIKTDTLVALENSDITANAIQGSGGRVNITAQGIFGTQFRPALTPQSDITASSDLGAQFSGIVEINTPEVDTSAGLVELPENFTDISNQIVSGCSASPNNSFVITGRGGLPDNPNQTLRSQTVWRDFRSFDAQGRRGAGETGRNSQSPVDGGPQSPIIEATSWKKNADGKVELTAQSAPQNHWYNVPQCGGF
- a CDS encoding filamentous hemagglutinin N-terminal domain-containing protein — its product is MNKYLRQLSVLYLLLLSTNHSLSAQVIPDVTLPNNSVVIPQDKSFRIEGGSISGNNLFHSFSEFSVPTGNEAFFNNAQTIQNIFSRVTGKNISNIDGLIRANGTANLFLINPNGIIFGQNAQLNIGGSFIATTANSIKFSDRDFFSATNPNATPLLTVNVPIGLQFGANLPGKIQVQGSNLAVRTGQTLALIGGDLTIFGSTNPLATGLTAGGIPFVIVEGNIVPSTPGGRVELGSVIQGDVSFTATDKGFAFNYLNTQIFGDIQLLSNAKIDTSGIGGGEIQIQARNLRLSEGSRFSSFTLGNLPGGIITVNTTELLEIVGTGGYEQNVLRFATGTVTINDLINGFFTLTFGAGKAGDITINTANFIGRNGAYIAASTFGGEGGNVTVNVSDLLQLNAAFIATGSGMEAVGNSGPIAINTRRLIMQDNSLITTSSFGTGKGGNLTVNAVDSIAISSGNPIPLSPNARAFGGIFTSGLARGDAGELRINTRQLTLSNGAALAASSFAQGQGGDIIIKASEFVKLEGTSPDGQLLSAITSVTEPGSTGRGGNLIIETDRLILRDSGRVSIRSRGTGDAGNLIVQANAVLMDNQAGLEGTSASGEGGNFTVRSQILQMRRNSFISATAGTEGGTGNGGNININTETLVALENSDITANSVTSQGGKVTINAQAIFGIQYRLTNTPNSDITATGGTPDLSGTVQINTPDVRTTNALVKLPENFADITNEIAAGCPANQGSRFIITGRGGLPENPHQTLRSQTVWRDLRDFGEQGRRGTGEITASFIPPIPLPPHPPTSSSQSPIIEATSWKTNQFGQIELVGNSTDGIANSWNNQKGCGTNN